One window of the Rubrobacter aplysinae genome contains the following:
- the sufU gene encoding Fe-S cluster assembly sulfur transfer protein SufU yields MDGMRDLHAQVIMDHSERPRNRGALDNADLENHLLNPLCGDEVTVYAAFYGDTVSEVRFTGRGCSISQASASMMTERLTGKSREEAEAEIAGFKSRMTGDGEFSDTEELAALGGVIRYPSRIRCATLAWTAFEEGLEGS; encoded by the coding sequence ATGGACGGGATGCGGGACCTGCACGCGCAGGTAATAATGGACCACTCCGAGCGTCCCCGTAACCGGGGCGCTCTGGATAACGCTGACCTCGAAAACCACCTGCTAAACCCGCTGTGCGGCGACGAGGTAACGGTATACGCCGCCTTCTACGGCGACACGGTCTCGGAGGTCCGCTTCACGGGCCGGGGCTGCTCCATATCCCAGGCCTCGGCGTCCATGATGACCGAGCGTCTCACCGGTAAGAGCCGGGAGGAGGCCGAGGCCGAGATAGCGGGCTTCAAGTCCCGGATGACCGGTGACGGCGAGTTTTCCGACACCGAAGAGCTGGCCGCGCTCGGCGGCGTGATTCGGTATCCCTCGCGCATCCGGTGCGCCACCCTGGCCTGGACGGCGTTCGAGGAAGGTCTGGAAGGCTCCTGA
- a CDS encoding nucleotidyltransferase family protein yields the protein MDDGSSGISLILLAAGGGSRFGGDPGDKLFADYGGLPLIQATLSGMIEAPVDEIVIVAGARAGEVREACELYRARDLKVVENPEWRAGMSTSVRLGISSCASGAQAAVATYGDEQRNPALFARGLWPMLAENLSGDAGARSVLRERQDLVTEVPCDGVADPADVDTGEDLWRLESMMYPATGRER from the coding sequence GTGGATGATGGCTCGTCGGGCATCTCGCTCATACTGCTGGCCGCCGGAGGCGGGAGCCGCTTCGGGGGCGACCCCGGGGACAAGCTCTTCGCCGACTACGGCGGCCTGCCCCTCATACAGGCGACCCTCTCGGGCATGATAGAGGCGCCGGTAGACGAGATCGTGATCGTCGCCGGGGCGCGGGCCGGCGAGGTGCGTGAGGCGTGCGAACTCTATAGGGCGCGGGATTTGAAAGTGGTGGAGAACCCGGAATGGAGGGCCGGGATGTCCACCTCAGTCAGGCTCGGGATCTCGTCGTGTGCCTCAGGGGCGCAGGCGGCGGTAGCCACCTACGGCGACGAGCAGCGGAACCCGGCGCTCTTCGCGCGCGGGCTGTGGCCGATGTTGGCCGAGAACCTCTCCGGCGACGCCGGGGCCCGGTCGGTGCTACGGGAGCGGCAGGATCTCGTCACCGAGGTCCCCTGTGACGGCGTAGCCGACCCCGCCGACGTGGATACGGGTGAGGATCTGTGGCGGCTTGAGAGTATGATGTATCCCGCAACTGGTAGGGAAAGATAG
- a CDS encoding urease subunit beta, which translates to MIPGESMPKEGYLEFNTDRETVSLSVTNTGDRPVMVGSHYHFFEANKALSFDREKAYGMHLNLHGGSYVRFEPGDEHDLELAAFAGNRVVHGFNGLVEGPLDDPQVKEAALRSAREQGFIREDG; encoded by the coding sequence ATGATACCTGGTGAGTCCATGCCAAAAGAGGGCTACCTGGAGTTCAACACCGACCGCGAGACCGTGAGCCTGAGCGTGACCAACACCGGCGACCGGCCCGTAATGGTCGGCAGCCACTACCATTTCTTCGAGGCGAACAAGGCGCTCTCCTTCGACCGCGAGAAAGCGTACGGTATGCACCTCAACTTGCATGGGGGCTCCTACGTGCGCTTCGAGCCGGGCGACGAGCACGACCTGGAGCTCGCAGCCTTCGCCGGAAACCGGGTGGTACACGGCTTCAACGGCCTCGTGGAGGGCCCGCTGGACGACCCGCAGGTCAAGGAGGCGGCGTTGCGGAGCGCCCGGGAACAGGGCTTCATAAGGGAGGACGGCTAA
- the ureC gene encoding urease subunit alpha, whose amino-acid sequence MARQDRRQHAQQIGPTTGDRVRLADTELIVEVEEDKTVYGEAAVFGSGKTIRDGMAQGTATRDEGAVDLVLTGVLVLDHSGIVKADVGIKDGLIAGIGKAGNPDTMEGVTIKIGASTDVLAGEGSIVTAGGVDPHVHFVEPQQAEHALASGITTRLGGGTGPVTGSVAATTTPGEWNMSRMLEFADEVPLNLGFFGKGNSSRPEALREQVAAGACGLKLHEDWAATPQTIRTCLSVGDETDMQVPIHTDSLNEAGFVGDTAAAFEGRTIHTFHTEGAGGGHAPDIMALAGLPNVLPSSTSPTRPYTTDTVDEHVPMVMVVHSLNPNVAEDVALAESRIRAETIAAEDVLHDIGALSMMSSDSQAMGRAAEVWQRTFQTADKMKRQRGHLPEDTHYQDNHRVKRYLAKCTINPAITHGISEHVGSVEEGKMADLVVWQPAFFGVKPSYVIKGGLVAQAMLGDPNASVPSPGPVLSRPMFGSFGKVKHATSLTFVSRQAAESDLTERLGLGTRLAPVRNTRSLGKSDMIHNDYVGEVKVDPETYEVQVDGEYITCEPASEISMNQRYFLF is encoded by the coding sequence ATGGCCCGGCAAGACAGGCGGCAGCACGCCCAACAGATCGGGCCGACCACGGGCGACAGGGTGCGCCTGGCCGACACCGAGCTCATCGTAGAGGTGGAAGAGGACAAGACCGTGTACGGCGAGGCGGCGGTCTTCGGCAGCGGCAAGACCATCCGCGACGGCATGGCCCAGGGCACCGCGACCCGCGACGAGGGTGCCGTGGACCTGGTGTTGACCGGCGTGCTCGTGCTGGATCACTCAGGGATAGTGAAGGCGGACGTCGGGATAAAGGACGGCCTCATCGCCGGCATAGGCAAGGCCGGCAACCCCGACACGATGGAGGGCGTGACCATAAAGATCGGGGCCTCCACCGACGTTCTCGCGGGCGAGGGATCCATCGTCACCGCGGGCGGCGTTGACCCGCACGTCCACTTCGTCGAGCCCCAGCAGGCCGAGCACGCCCTGGCCTCCGGCATAACCACCCGCCTCGGCGGCGGCACCGGCCCCGTAACGGGCTCCGTGGCGGCCACCACGACCCCCGGCGAGTGGAACATGTCCCGGATGCTGGAGTTCGCCGACGAGGTGCCGCTGAACCTGGGCTTCTTCGGCAAGGGCAACTCCTCGCGCCCCGAGGCCCTGCGCGAGCAGGTCGCCGCCGGGGCCTGCGGCCTCAAGCTGCACGAGGACTGGGCCGCCACGCCGCAGACGATCCGCACCTGCCTCTCCGTCGGCGACGAGACCGACATGCAGGTCCCGATCCACACCGACAGCCTGAACGAGGCGGGCTTCGTCGGGGACACGGCCGCCGCCTTCGAGGGCCGTACCATCCACACCTTCCACACCGAGGGCGCGGGCGGCGGCCACGCGCCGGACATCATGGCGCTCGCCGGGCTGCCGAACGTGCTGCCGAGCTCGACCTCCCCGACCCGCCCCTACACCACCGACACCGTGGACGAGCACGTGCCGATGGTGATGGTCGTCCACAGCCTCAACCCCAACGTCGCTGAGGACGTGGCGCTGGCCGAGAGCCGCATCCGGGCCGAGACCATCGCCGCCGAGGACGTGCTGCACGACATCGGGGCGCTTTCGATGATGTCCTCGGACTCGCAGGCGATGGGCCGGGCGGCCGAGGTGTGGCAGCGCACCTTCCAGACGGCGGACAAGATGAAGCGCCAGCGCGGCCACCTACCCGAGGACACCCACTACCAAGACAACCACCGCGTGAAGCGCTACCTCGCAAAATGCACCATAAACCCGGCCATAACCCACGGAATCTCCGAGCACGTGGGCTCCGTCGAGGAGGGCAAGATGGCCGACCTCGTGGTGTGGCAGCCGGCGTTCTTCGGCGTGAAGCCATCCTACGTCATAAAGGGCGGCCTGGTGGCGCAGGCCATGCTCGGAGACCCGAACGCCTCAGTCCCGAGCCCCGGGCCCGTACTCTCCCGCCCGATGTTCGGCTCCTTCGGCAAGGTCAAGCACGCCACGAGCCTCACCTTCGTCTCCCGGCAGGCGGCGGAGAGCGACCTCACAGAGCGGCTCGGGCTGGGCACGCGCCTCGCCCCGGTGCGGAATACCCGTTCCCTTGGCAAGTCGGACATGATCCACAACGACTACGTCGGGGAGGTGAAGGTGGACCCGGAGACCTACGAGGTCCAGGTGGACGGCGAGTACATAACCTGCGAGCCGGCCTCCGAGATCTCCATGAACCAGCGGTACTTCCTTTTCTAG
- a CDS encoding aldo/keto reductase family protein, which produces MRYRKLGSSDLEVSEIALGSWLTYSGGVEFDQTEACTEAAFEAGINFFDTANVYGRGAAEEAWGKILSKRPRDSYVLATKVWGQMSDDPAEKGLSADQIGKQIDASLRRLQTDYVDLYQAHRFDTGVPIEETIEALQQVVESGKARYLGFSEWTPEQIQAAIDIAGPDLFVSSQPQYSMLWQAPEAEVFPLTQENGLSHIVWSPLAQGLLTGKYRPGEPLPADSRAANESMNESMSVVMSDEALQAVQRLLPVAEDAGLTMPELALAWVLRRTELASAIIGASRPEQVHANAAASGVELSRSTLDAVDEALGDAPMKGQTLAPLAKEGVLHRE; this is translated from the coding sequence ATGCGTTATAGGAAATTGGGTTCATCGGATCTGGAGGTCTCGGAGATAGCTCTGGGCTCCTGGCTCACGTACTCGGGCGGTGTGGAGTTCGATCAGACGGAGGCCTGTACGGAGGCGGCCTTCGAGGCCGGCATCAACTTCTTCGACACCGCCAACGTCTACGGCAGGGGCGCGGCCGAGGAGGCGTGGGGCAAGATACTCTCGAAGAGGCCCCGCGACTCCTACGTGCTGGCAACCAAGGTCTGGGGCCAGATGTCCGACGACCCCGCGGAGAAGGGACTTTCAGCGGACCAGATAGGTAAGCAGATAGACGCCTCGCTCAGACGGCTACAGACCGACTACGTGGACCTCTACCAGGCCCACCGCTTCGATACGGGCGTGCCCATAGAGGAGACCATCGAGGCCCTGCAGCAGGTCGTCGAGAGCGGCAAGGCCCGCTACCTGGGCTTCAGCGAGTGGACGCCGGAGCAGATCCAGGCCGCGATAGACATTGCGGGCCCCGACCTCTTCGTCTCGAGCCAGCCCCAGTACTCCATGCTGTGGCAGGCTCCGGAGGCTGAGGTGTTCCCCCTGACCCAGGAGAACGGCCTCTCCCACATAGTGTGGTCGCCGCTCGCCCAGGGTCTTTTGACCGGCAAGTACCGCCCCGGCGAGCCCCTGCCCGCGGACTCCCGGGCGGCCAACGAGTCCATGAACGAGTCCATGAGCGTCGTAATGAGCGACGAGGCCCTACAAGCCGTGCAGAGGTTACTACCGGTAGCAGAGGACGCCGGGCTTACGATGCCCGAGCTCGCGCTGGCGTGGGTGCTGCGCCGGACGGAGCTCGCATCGGCGATCATCGGGGCCTCGCGGCCCGAGCAGGTGCACGCGAACGCGGCGGCTTCCGGGGTCGAGCTATCCCGTTCCACCCTCGACGCCGTAGACGAGGCGCTCGGCGACGCGCCGATGAAGGGCCAGACGCTGGCTCCACTGGCTAAAGAGGGCGTGCTACACAGAGAGTAG
- a CDS encoding SRPBCC family protein yields the protein MKLENEFTVDVPVERTWEALMDIERVTPCLPGAALTEQVGDEYKGVMTVKMGPVSQKYNGTVHYEEVDEENRRAVLRADGKDARGQGTASATITSTLHDEGGSTRVTVETEMQITGKAAQFGKGMHKEVASKVMTRFSECLEQEISSGVKA from the coding sequence ATGAAGCTGGAGAACGAGTTTACGGTAGACGTGCCCGTCGAGCGCACCTGGGAGGCGCTGATGGACATCGAGCGGGTCACGCCCTGCCTGCCCGGCGCCGCGCTGACCGAGCAGGTCGGGGACGAGTACAAGGGCGTTATGACGGTAAAGATGGGGCCCGTCTCCCAGAAGTACAACGGTACCGTCCACTACGAAGAGGTGGATGAAGAGAACCGCCGCGCCGTACTCCGGGCCGACGGCAAGGACGCCCGGGGACAGGGGACCGCCTCGGCCACGATCACCTCCACGCTGCACGACGAGGGCGGCTCCACGCGGGTAACCGTGGAGACGGAGATGCAGATCACGGGCAAGGCCGCCCAGTTCGGCAAGGGCATGCACAAGGAGGTCGCCTCGAAGGTGATGACCCGGTTCTCGGAGTGCCTGGAGCAGGAGATCTCCAGCGGCGTCAAGGCATAG
- a CDS encoding SRPBCC family protein — translation MKLENEFTVEAPVQEAWDVMLDLERVTPCLPGASLTGESGDEYEGVMTVRMGPVSQKYNGTVHYEEVNEDNRRAVLRADGKDARGQGTASATITSTLHDEGGSTRVKVETDMQITGKAAQFGRGMQQEVATKIFDQFADCLEREIMGQNVREEPVAAGVQADLASGTVASGTTANGASSGTSVDNGSEGSGVGSETTEEQPRRRILNQDAPEPEPLDLGEASRDAVVKRLVPVVIGAGVLAAVIWLWSRRRAVK, via the coding sequence TTGAAGCTCGAAAACGAGTTCACCGTCGAGGCACCCGTCCAAGAGGCGTGGGACGTTATGCTGGATCTCGAAAGGGTCACCCCCTGCCTGCCCGGTGCCTCTCTCACGGGCGAGTCCGGGGACGAGTACGAGGGCGTTATGACGGTACGGATGGGGCCCGTCTCCCAGAAGTACAACGGCACCGTCCACTACGAAGAGGTGAATGAAGACAACCGCCGGGCGGTCTTGAGGGCAGATGGTAAGGACGCCCGGGGGCAGGGTACGGCGTCGGCCACGATCACCTCCACGCTGCACGACGAGGGCGGCTCCACGCGGGTAAAGGTGGAGACGGACATGCAGATCACGGGCAAAGCAGCCCAGTTCGGCAGAGGCATGCAGCAGGAGGTAGCGACCAAGATCTTCGACCAGTTCGCCGACTGCCTGGAGCGGGAGATCATGGGCCAGAACGTCCGCGAGGAGCCGGTCGCAGCCGGTGTCCAGGCTGACCTGGCCAGTGGAACGGTGGCCAGCGGTACGACGGCCAACGGCGCCTCTTCGGGCACGAGCGTCGACAACGGCTCCGAAGGCTCCGGCGTGGGTTCCGAGACCACGGAGGAGCAGCCGCGGCGCAGGATACTCAACCAGGATGCCCCGGAGCCGGAGCCGCTCGATCTCGGCGAGGCCAGCCGGGACGCGGTGGTAAAGCGCCTCGTACCCGTGGTCATCGGTGCTGGCGTGCTGGCGGCCGTGATCTGGCTCTGGAGCCGGAGACGCGCTGTAAAATAG
- a CDS encoding XdhC family protein yields MNPVVEKVAAWSEAGKKAALATVVKVERSGPLGPGTMMAVNEDGQVVGSVSGGCVEPAVFEECMAAIEGGGAKLVTYGISDDEAFGVGLTCGGIIHIFVEPVADDGQAETLRRALSEQSPIAVATVIHTAEESGVTPGGRLLVTPEAHDGELDDEELERAVADGARGMLEGGQTGQRHYGPRGQRRMEDVTVFVNSFAPPPRMYVFGAIDFAGAVAKMGKFMGYRVTVCDARPVFATRERFPSADEVVVSWPDDFLQTAEVDGRTVICVLTHDPKFDVPVLKAALDTEAGYIGAMGSRRTHEDRTARLREEGVTDEQLSRIASPVGLDLGSRTPEETAVAISAEIIALRTGHEGGRLADRSGPIHAAGFEEANRG; encoded by the coding sequence ATGAACCCGGTCGTGGAGAAGGTGGCGGCCTGGAGTGAAGCCGGCAAGAAGGCCGCGCTCGCCACCGTGGTAAAGGTCGAGCGTTCCGGGCCGCTCGGTCCCGGCACGATGATGGCCGTGAACGAGGACGGGCAGGTCGTGGGCTCTGTTAGCGGCGGCTGTGTCGAGCCCGCAGTCTTCGAGGAGTGCATGGCCGCCATAGAGGGCGGCGGCGCGAAGCTCGTTACCTACGGTATCTCCGACGACGAGGCCTTCGGTGTGGGGCTGACCTGCGGCGGCATCATCCACATCTTCGTCGAGCCGGTGGCGGACGACGGTCAGGCGGAGACGTTGCGGCGGGCGCTCTCGGAGCAGTCCCCGATAGCCGTCGCCACGGTTATACATACCGCCGAAGAATCCGGCGTTACGCCCGGCGGCCGGCTGCTGGTCACGCCGGAGGCCCACGACGGAGAGCTGGACGACGAGGAGCTCGAGAGGGCCGTCGCCGACGGGGCGCGGGGGATGCTCGAAGGCGGCCAGACCGGGCAGCGGCACTACGGCCCCCGGGGACAGCGCCGGATGGAGGACGTGACCGTCTTCGTAAACTCGTTTGCGCCGCCGCCCCGGATGTACGTCTTCGGGGCCATAGACTTCGCCGGGGCGGTCGCGAAGATGGGCAAGTTCATGGGCTACCGGGTCACTGTCTGCGACGCCCGGCCAGTGTTCGCCACCCGCGAGAGGTTCCCGAGCGCCGACGAGGTAGTCGTGTCGTGGCCCGACGACTTTTTGCAGACGGCGGAGGTAGACGGGCGGACCGTGATCTGCGTCCTCACCCACGACCCGAAGTTCGACGTGCCGGTACTAAAGGCCGCGCTCGACACCGAAGCCGGATACATCGGCGCGATGGGCAGCCGCCGCACCCACGAAGACCGTACCGCCCGCCTGCGAGAGGAGGGCGTTACCGACGAGCAGCTCTCGCGCATAGCCAGCCCCGTCGGCCTCGACCTCGGCTCTCGCACCCCCGAGGAGACGGCGGTGGCGATCTCGGCCGAGATCATCGCGCTGCGAACCGGCCACGAGGGTGGGCGTCTCGCCGACCGCTCCGGTCCTATCCACGCCGCTGGCTTCGAGGAGGCTAACCGTGGATGA
- a CDS encoding urease accessory protein UreF produces MGSLNPQALLGLLQISDSAFPTGAFAHSLGLEAFQAAGELEGKEHLARAVSLHLEPMATSDCVALRAARTAGSSEELVHADRLLAATRPTRELRQASAATGRRFAASVVALGVEDELLREFAGLSREGGTPGSLAVAHGVAARALGTGVEEALHAYLYASAAALVAAGQKLIPLGGGAAQRVLFELRGKIQTAVQDSERLEVEDMYTFAPLVDARSMQHERQRVRLFVS; encoded by the coding sequence GTGGGTAGCCTGAACCCGCAGGCGCTGCTCGGGCTGCTCCAGATCTCGGACTCCGCCTTCCCCACCGGAGCCTTCGCCCACTCCCTCGGCCTCGAAGCCTTCCAGGCGGCCGGGGAGCTAGAGGGAAAGGAGCACCTGGCACGGGCCGTGAGCCTGCATCTGGAGCCGATGGCGACCTCGGACTGCGTCGCGCTGCGGGCCGCCCGCACGGCGGGCTCTTCGGAGGAGCTGGTACACGCAGACCGCCTGCTCGCGGCGACCAGGCCGACCCGCGAGCTGCGGCAGGCCAGCGCCGCAACGGGCCGGAGGTTTGCGGCCAGCGTCGTGGCGCTCGGGGTGGAGGATGAGTTGCTCCGGGAGTTCGCCGGGCTCTCGCGGGAGGGCGGCACGCCCGGCAGCCTCGCCGTGGCCCACGGGGTGGCGGCCCGGGCGCTCGGGACCGGGGTGGAGGAGGCGCTCCACGCGTATCTGTACGCGAGCGCCGCCGCGCTGGTCGCCGCGGGACAGAAGCTGATCCCACTCGGCGGCGGCGCCGCCCAACGCGTGCTCTTCGAGCTTCGCGGGAAAATACAGACAGCGGTACAGGACAGCGAACGACTGGAGGTAGAGGACATGTACACATTCGCACCACTGGTGGACGCGCGCTCGATGCAGCACGAGCGTCAGAGAGTAAGGCTGTTCGTCTCGTGA
- a CDS encoding urease accessory protein UreD codes for MSTTTPTITRVGQRGELRLELAQRGDRTALRDRYWSAPFGPVWANHPGQDGTAELQITNPAGGVLGGDAYEMQINLGPGSSATLLSQGANRIYRGPPASQHALFHVEDGACLEYLPHHLIPFAGSHYQSENEFRLSAGSTLITWEAHSAGRISRGERFAFDRLCARTRITRDGLPLIVDGLDLPGGGEPFAGYDYTSTLYVCSPGELGGLAGELHSFLDALPGTLASASAPERGLCTGRVLARNAPALYRALNGGRRVIRRYLGLSPPVRDLR; via the coding sequence ATGAGCACGACCACGCCCACGATCACTAGAGTCGGCCAGCGCGGCGAGCTGCGCCTGGAGCTCGCGCAACGAGGGGATCGCACCGCGCTGCGGGACCGCTACTGGAGCGCGCCATTCGGTCCGGTGTGGGCCAATCACCCCGGGCAGGACGGGACGGCGGAGCTCCAGATCACGAACCCCGCCGGCGGCGTGCTCGGCGGGGACGCCTACGAGATGCAGATAAACCTCGGCCCCGGCTCCTCCGCCACCCTCCTGAGCCAGGGCGCGAACCGTATCTATCGGGGCCCGCCGGCGAGCCAGCACGCCCTCTTCCACGTGGAGGATGGCGCGTGCCTGGAATATCTGCCGCACCACCTGATCCCGTTCGCGGGCTCGCACTATCAGTCCGAGAACGAGTTTCGCCTCTCCGCTGGCTCGACCCTGATCACGTGGGAAGCCCACTCCGCCGGGCGTATCTCCCGGGGTGAGCGTTTCGCCTTCGACCGCCTATGTGCCAGAACGCGCATCACACGCGACGGCCTCCCCCTGATAGTAGACGGCCTGGATCTCCCCGGCGGGGGCGAACCGTTCGCCGGGTACGACTACACCTCCACCCTCTACGTCTGTTCGCCGGGGGAACTCGGGGGGCTGGCCGGGGAGCTGCACTCTTTCCTCGACGCGCTGCCCGGAACGCTGGCCTCCGCGAGCGCCCCGGAGCGTGGGCTGTGCACGGGACGTGTACTCGCCCGGAACGCGCCCGCCCTGTACCGGGCGTTGAACGGCGGCAGGCGCGTGATCCGGCGCTACCTGGGCCTGTCGCCTCCGGTACGCGACCTCCGGTAG
- a CDS encoding metallophosphoesterase family protein has product MTRIVHTSDLHFGRPSVSEQLDCMEESVRGLTPDAIAVSGDLTQRCSAPEFEQARSYLERMREIAPVLVIPGNHDIRWLGAVARNLGLFGRQAHEFKYSRYFRYISKDLSPTLEVPGAVIAGINTAHGISRGSLTRRFRDLGVIGHVKRRDVEEVAKAFEKADPDAARIVMIHHNPVKGERTGRHGLANTKEALRSFSELGAELVLCGHDHQEAIHTLESLEETAPGLVISTAGTISNRVRAGRPSSFNLVETTEQDMGITTYSWKTGAFRPSKQRVFRRASASGRV; this is encoded by the coding sequence GTGACGCGGATAGTCCACACCTCCGACCTGCACTTCGGCAGGCCCTCGGTATCCGAGCAGCTAGACTGCATGGAGGAGAGCGTCCGGGGGCTCACGCCCGACGCGATAGCCGTCTCCGGGGATCTCACCCAGCGGTGCTCGGCCCCGGAGTTCGAGCAAGCCCGGAGTTATCTGGAGCGGATGCGGGAGATCGCGCCGGTGCTGGTCATACCCGGCAACCACGACATCCGGTGGCTCGGGGCCGTCGCCCGCAACCTAGGGCTATTCGGACGCCAGGCCCACGAGTTCAAGTACTCCCGGTATTTCCGCTACATATCGAAGGACCTCAGCCCGACACTGGAGGTGCCCGGCGCGGTTATAGCCGGGATCAACACGGCGCACGGCATAAGCCGGGGCTCGCTGACCCGCCGCTTCAGGGACCTCGGCGTCATCGGGCACGTCAAGCGCCGGGACGTCGAGGAGGTTGCAAAAGCTTTCGAGAAGGCGGACCCGGATGCGGCGCGCATCGTCATGATCCACCACAACCCGGTCAAGGGCGAGAGAACCGGACGCCACGGCCTCGCGAACACCAAAGAGGCGCTGCGCTCGTTCTCGGAGCTCGGAGCCGAGCTCGTGCTGTGCGGCCACGACCATCAGGAGGCCATCCACACCCTGGAAAGCCTGGAGGAGACGGCGCCCGGGCTCGTGATCTCGACCGCCGGCACCATCTCCAACCGCGTCAGGGCCGGCAGGCCGTCCAGCTTCAACCTCGTAGAGACCACGGAGCAAGATATGGGGATCACGACCTACTCCTGGAAGACCGGAGCCTTCCGGCCCTCAAAGCAACGGGTCTTCCGCAGGGCCTCCGCCTCCGGCCGCGTCTAG
- the ureG gene encoding urease accessory protein UreG, whose amino-acid sequence MGGPVGSGKTALVAELCRRLSGEYEIAAVTNDIFTREDAEALQKAAVLPEGRVVGVETGGCPHTAIRDDVSVNLEAIEGLEVDLPGLDLILVESGGDNLAASFSPELVDASIYVVDVAGGEKVPRKGGPGVTRSELLVINKTDLAPLVGADVSVMQHDAHELRGDAPTIPAAVLHGDGVPEIADWIRAAVDEREWIPAESTIRGDGSHEHDHAHDH is encoded by the coding sequence GTGGGTGGCCCGGTAGGCTCCGGCAAGACGGCGCTCGTGGCCGAGCTTTGCCGCAGGCTCTCGGGGGAGTACGAGATCGCTGCCGTCACCAACGACATCTTCACCCGCGAGGACGCCGAGGCCCTGCAAAAGGCCGCCGTATTGCCGGAAGGCCGGGTCGTGGGCGTGGAGACCGGCGGCTGCCCGCACACCGCCATCCGCGACGACGTCTCGGTGAACCTGGAGGCGATCGAGGGACTAGAGGTGGACCTGCCGGGCCTGGATCTCATCCTCGTCGAGAGCGGCGGCGACAACCTGGCGGCTTCGTTCTCGCCGGAGCTTGTTGACGCCTCGATCTACGTCGTGGACGTCGCCGGCGGCGAGAAGGTACCGCGCAAGGGCGGCCCCGGCGTGACCCGCTCGGAGCTTCTCGTTATAAACAAGACCGACCTCGCCCCGCTCGTCGGTGCTGATGTATCAGTGATGCAACACGATGCACACGAGCTACGCGGAGACGCCCCGACGATACCGGCGGCGGTGCTACACGGAGACGGTGTCCCCGAGATAGCCGACTGGATCCGAGCCGCCGTAGACGAGCGCGAGTGGATCCCGGCCGAGTCCACCATCCGGGGAGACGGCAGCCATGAGCACGACCACGCCCACGATCACTAG
- a CDS encoding urease subunit gamma, with amino-acid sequence MQLSPREQEKLMIFTAAEVARKRWERGLKLNYPEAEAIISADILEGARDGKSVSELMSLGANILSREDVMDGVPEMVSQIQIEATFPTGSKLVTVRNPIT; translated from the coding sequence ATGCAGCTCTCGCCCAGGGAGCAAGAGAAGCTCATGATCTTTACCGCGGCGGAGGTTGCCCGCAAGAGGTGGGAGCGGGGACTGAAGCTGAACTACCCGGAGGCGGAGGCGATCATCTCCGCCGACATCTTAGAAGGCGCGCGCGATGGTAAGAGCGTATCCGAGCTTATGAGCCTCGGCGCGAACATCCTTTCGCGCGAGGACGTGATGGACGGGGTTCCGGAGATGGTGAGCCAGATCCAGATCGAGGCCACCTTCCCGACAGGATCGAAACTCGTAACCGTCCGCAACCCGATCACCTGA